In one window of Octopus bimaculoides isolate UCB-OBI-ISO-001 chromosome 20, ASM119413v2, whole genome shotgun sequence DNA:
- the LOC106870283 gene encoding bromodomain-containing protein DDB_G0270170 gives MLAKRGAEQTDPQLDSKLDLSRDFHKPRYRPYKQNSSQVPKKPLEMAPIEPHQNENTSKKPSRRHVTKLSRGPSQNIPDERISPGKSEISRRERRQWNKRSNSLFSPHVTNLYPFETIDVSNSSNAGNLSNDLPNGPAETRMSDNAALDRRKHHIQNRRRNGQKAVESSISSRGVYHLSSPRTSEKNYHSSKTSEFHSKRLQRERSNDMENNRSLYCSSRNSTHSEALTDDYGMGLRDDGVDLLTKNDMKDKKSHYNNSDFKLESRGPVSYFNGYDKSYGSNMNNNSNNNKHNSYYDDIDSNSDRYANTRLAHNSKDKRFELGNLHDASPLRSLMKWEYEDLYGGKRPNSVRPARPKSAVVSARTHAMTITDSDDSSLDGDIEYVDLEELSDGEDAIVLIDPESMKHQSNNSWKDDDSDVRRSVSTKASQEISPRQNPRFVNKISQESKRLRSNGSESGKPDTNWLFANKNSDSSKERREKRRESLMDPTDPSEFKLNGQIHKLNMKKDMFDLSSFKDNLSLPREASLTSSFQKYNRDRLLSDSLRQNNAVLKTQTQQADRSDMIRFEKKELLPRRSSHPPLPRRLKPLFRNMPNDGEGNELNENGLA, from the exons ATGCTGGCCAAAAGAGGTGCTGAACAGACAGATCCCCAATTAGATTCCAAACTTGACCTTTCCAGAGACTTCCATAAACCACGTTATCGCCCCTATAAACAAAACAGTTCGCAGGTACCGAAAAAACCCTTGGAAATGGCGCCGATCGAACCGCACCAAAATGAAAACACCAGCAAAAAACCGTCCCGCCGTCACGTGACTAAACTATCACGTGGCCCTAGTCAAAATATTCCGGATGAAAGAATTTCACCTGGAAAGAGTGAAATCAGTCGACGAGAGAGAAGACAGTGGAACAAGCGTTCGAACTCTTTGTTTTCTCCTCACGTGACTAATCTGTACCCGTTTGAAACGATTGACGTTAGTAACAGCAGCAACGCCGGCAACCTTAGCAACGACCTGCCCAACGGCCCTGCTGAAACTAGAATGTCGGATAACGCTGCTCTGGACAGGAGAAAACATCATATTCAAAACCGTCGCAGGAACGGTCAAAAAGCCGTGGAATCCTCGATAAGTTCCCgaggagtttatcatttaagcagtCCACGAACATCAGAGAAAAATTATCATTCTAGTAAAACTTCTGAGTTTCATTCCAAACGTCTTCAACGAGAACGTTCCAATGATATGGAAAACAACCGTAGCCTGTATTGTAGCTCTCGGAACAGTACTCACTCGGAAGCGTTAACCGATGATTACGGTATGGGTCTTAGGGACGATGGTGTCGACCTTTTGACAAAGAATGATATGAAAGACAAAAAGTCCCACTATAATAACAGTGATTTCAAATTAGAGAGCAGAGGACCGGTCTCTTATTTCAATGGCTATGATAAGAGTTATGGcagcaacatgaacaacaacagcaataataataagcataataGTTATTATGATGATATTGATAGTAATAGTGATAGATATGCAAACACGCGATTGGCTCACAACTCAAAAGATAAAAGGTTCGAATTAGGGAACTTACATGACGCTAGTCCGTTGAGAAGTTTGATGAAATGGGAGTATGAAGATCTGTATGGTGGAAAACGACCCAATTCGGTTCGTCCAGCTCGGCCGAAATCAGCCGTGGTCAGTGCTCGGACACATGCGATGACCATTACAGACAGCGATGACAGTTCCCTAGATGGGGACATAGA gtATGTTGACTTGGAGGAACTCTCTGACGGGGAAGACGCAATTgttcttatcgaccccgaatcaATGAAACATCAGTCGAATAATTCCTGGAAAGACGACGATTCCGATGTCCGGCGATCAGTCTCCACGAAAGCATCTCAAGAAATCTCCCCACGGCAAAATCCAAGATTTGTCAACAAAATTTCTCAAGAGAGCAAACGATTGCGAAGTAATGGCTCGGAAAGCGGGAAGCCGGATACAAACTGGCTTTTTGCTAACAAGAATAGCGATTCCAGCAAAGAACGTCGTGAAAAACGGAGAGAATCTCTGATGGATCCCACCGATCCGTCTGAGTTTAAGCTGAACGGACAGATTCATAAACTTAATATGAAAAAAGACATGTTTGACTTATCTTCTTTCAAAGACAATCTGTCTCTGCCAAGAGAAGCATCACTCACTTCTTCGTTTCAGAAATACAACAGAGATAGACTCTTGTCCGACAGTCTGAGACAAAATAATGCTGTGTTGAAAACGCAAACACAGCAGGCAGATCGATCTGATATGATACGatttgaaaagaaagaacttcTCCCTCGTCGCAGTTCACACCCACCTCTACCGAGACGGTTGAAACCATTATTCAGGAATATGCCTAACGATGGTGAAGGCAACGAACTGAACGAGAATGGTTTGGCTTAG